The following DNA comes from Hordeum vulgare subsp. vulgare chromosome 3H, MorexV3_pseudomolecules_assembly, whole genome shotgun sequence.
AATAGATAGGAAACTAAACACCTATCCTATCACATGACCGCAATTCAAATCGGTTGAAGATAGCCCGTGCTACCGTCTCCCAACGGATAGACTCAGTAACCATGCTTGTAATTTGTAAGTTCCATCTTCTTCTGCTTGGAGAGTTTTGCTATATGCATCTTGTGTTGTATATGCATCTTGTTGTTTGCACCGATGAAGGGTGTAGTGGTCCTGAAGCACCTGTTGCCCATAGAAGAACAAGATAATAGAGCACTTCAACTAGTTTCTGCCACCGGTGCTGGAAGACAAGCAATTTCGATTGAGCAGAGAAAGCACACATCAATCACGTCGGCTTGCACATTCTTTACACTACACCTAAGGCCATCTTTGTATTAATTCGCAAAATCAATGAAGCAAACATGTGTTAATGGTTAATGTTAATTGGCTTATTGCTTTACTTACTATTTAGCGTAATTTAGTTAAAACAGGGGCTTTGTAGGCCATTTAGCTCATGTTTTACTCTCGCTAATCATCCCATGTCCCAGCACTTCTTCCAAGTCCCAGCACTTCCTTCGAAGCACTCATCCCATGTGAGTCATCAGGACCTCCCTCTATTGGCTCCGAAATACGATGAAGCAAAATATGTTTTTTTGTATTGGTTTACTCTAATATCTCGGAAACAAAAGTGTGGAGTATGGACATTTCACCCATCCAACAAAGGACTTCCATGTATGCATTGTGTGGTGGTGGGAAAAGTGCCGCTTGCATATAAATAGTGTCTATTCCCCTGCTACAGAAGAGTTCATCAGGACATCATATTACCATGATCATTTGATGGCAGATCATCATGCCTATTGCATTTCAGAAAAATGTCGTTTTTAACGATGGTATCAGCCATACGCCTCAACCGAAAGGAAAACACAGGAACCTGAAATTAGAATCTAAGAGTTCCCGACCATGGCAACAATTGCATGATAAAACAGGGGAAATTAGGATCCATGGCAACAATTGCATGATAAAACAGGGGAAATCTAGGTCCAGAGCTCCCACCTCTAAATCGCAGTTATGTGCCCCTGTATCCCAAAATGATGATGCATTAACCCCTTCTCATTCTGTGCTGAAAACCAGAAGTCAAGTTTTATTTTGAAAGAGTAGGAAACCTGAACTTAATCCATCACTTAGACAGGCAAGCATATAAATTATCTTGCACACATGGAAGACGTCGAGCCCATAGCATGCAGTTTAATGAACTCTGAAGAGCAGCAACAACTTAAGCAGATGCAATCTCAATAGATCCCCGTCCAGTTAGATAGGCTATGGTCTTTCCGGGTGCAGGAGGTTCCCAAAAACTAGAGCACAAAGAGCTGATGAGGCCACTGATATACATTTTTCCTCCCTGTACAAGATTTGATCAGGGAAAACCACGCACGAATGTCGATTAGCAGGCAATAAATACACAACCGTGCACGCTGGGGCTCCTGATATTCAGATGGATACTATTTTTACACTTCGGGGTACATTATGAAAAACACATATCTACTGTTGTTCAGACGTAGTTGAAACTGCAGCATAATCATATTTGACATCTACCGTGTTGCTATCTTTGGAACCGCCTTCTCTCCAACTGATCTTCCACATCTGGAGTAAGCTTACCCTGCATGACAGAGTAAAAACATTAGTCAAATGGATGCATAGATGCAGAGCCCATTCAATGTGGTGAAGTTGTTGTCAAAACCAAAAACAGATGATGAATGCGAACATTGGTTTCTGGAAGCGAACCAGAGTAGTATTAGTTTGAATAAACAGAAGCGCATCATGAAAATTTTGCTAAgaactagccatgcaagtttcggCTCATGTTAAAATACCAACAATTTAACTGCAGATATCTTATTCTAACCTCATAAAGAGCGAAATATAAAAAAATGGTAAATCAGTGAAATGGGAATATTATTGATATTTGGTAACACTTGGTGTATTTGTATGCTCAAAGCAGAGCGAGCAATACCAACATCGGAATAAAGTGGTTCAATCGAACTAAAACTATACAAAAATAGACTCAAGCGATGCATTGAGTAAGCTGATATATACCTGTCAGGTTCAATTGTCCTCTTTGACAACATAAGAGTCAAGAAAACAGGTACCATCGCAGCACATAGATGTTTAAGAGTATGTCCACTAACAATGTCATGTGTCCACCTATATATAGGTTTGTCCGCAGCCTCTTCTACTTTGGCAAGAAGGTAAAATCCTGAAATCAATTTGAAAAAATCAGAACAGAAGTATTTTTGTGCTTAGAAAACCTTTGCGAAAAAATGTGCTTAGAAGAAATGCTTGCAGTGGCCTATGTTTAAATTGCGCTTAAATAAATGCTTCTGCATAATTCATTTTTGTAGCAAATTCATCAAAGGCCAACAACTCGAAAACAGCATTTTATACACATTTATATTAGTTGGACTGTTAACTGTTTTATAAATTTCTAGGTAATAACAGACATGATTGGGGAAACAGAATATCTTGGCACCGGTATGATATTGAGAGAATAAGAACTTAAGTGGGGAACATTAGAACTTGTAGTGAGTTTTCTATGAATTTCAAGGTAACTATGGTTTATAACCAAGCATCGTGAATAAACTGCAAAAAGAAAAATGTATCCGCAGTTCTTATGCTGTGAGAAAACCGACTATGAAATAACCCAGTACATTAATGTGAATCACATATAGCTATCTACACAAATAATGTAACTGCATACACCCCGGTGATATTGAACGACAATAACACTAACCTGCTGCCCACAACCAGTAGCTTGAATGTGTATACATTGGTGGAATAACTATAGCCATCACGGGTATTACAATGCATGGAACGAACTGGATTATTGCATATGGCCGAAGATCATCAAAGAAACTACATAACAGTGAAGAAAGTTAGGTTAAAGGAAGATATATTTCTGAGAGAAGTACAGATAAATAATCGAAAGATCTTGCCTCCAGTACAGGATGCTCAGTGCACCAGCAATAACAAGGGGTGCAAGGGACTTTGTTCCAGCCCTATCATCAACCCTTTCAATGATAAAAATGGCCACGATAGAAGTAAAAGCAATCGTCATCTAGACAAATAAGCCTAGGTGTCAGCGCtcaaaatatttaaaaacaaGAAAGGAGCAACTCCTAGGGTCTGGGGACTAAACACTGTACATGTCATGGCACCAAGCTAGGGACTATACATAATAGGTGATGATGATGTAAATATCATGATGATGAATGCCAGATCTACGGCACAGAAGATCTAGGAAAGACTCACGGGCAATCTGTCCCAAACTAAGGTGGCATCGTTCGGGTAGAGATGGTAGTAGGATGAACCAACACCGACAGCAGTGACACCAGCATAGAAGAGCGTCCAACTCCAAAGCTCCCCCTGTGAGCTGCCAACAAGATCAACATCAGAGTGATTCAAATCTTAATTAATTTGGCTAAGAAGAGGAACCAGAATTGGCAGCGTCGGGTCAGCACCATAGCCTGAAGTAGTTCTTGTAGTGGCACAAGATGAGCCCAGCGAGACCGACAAAGAGGAAGGGGATGTTTGAGAGCACGTTCAACGTATTAGGGATCCCTGAAAACCAAAACAGAACAAGAGAGTAATGATCAGTACTGAGACTATTTCCTTGCTCTTCATCTGTACCATTGATTGTTTGTTAGTATCATATCAGAGTATGCAGAATGCCCGAGCACTCCCGTCCAATTCAGCTGATATAATCGAAGCAAAGCATATAATGCTGACCAATCAGAAGCATTCCTTCGTGCACTAAGCAAACAGTAATTTAGCCGGACCTACGGTTCACTAACTCCCAACCTAAATTCCCCTCTTCTTAGCTCAATCGTGTTCGCTGTACTCACTGAATCACGAATCCGAGGGAGTAAAAGCTGCACGATCCGTGGGCAGCCCACAGCTAGTATAACCAAACCAACAGATAATGCTGGCAATCGCAATCAGAAGCATTCCCTCTGTAGTATGAACCAAAAAACCATATGAATGGAGCCTAATTTTAGCCAAATCTACACACTTCATTCGCCCCCAAACCCCCCCTTGGCAAGTTTATTCTATCAATCACCAACCCAAGAGAAGAGAGCAGCAGAATCTGATCACATGGCTTGGCTCAAGATCTGCGCCAGCCATGATTCGTGATCATCCTTCGTCAGAGCGGCCAAGCAAGTGCATTAGGGGCCAATTTAGCTGATATAACCGCAGCAGCAGACATAACGCTGACCAATCAGAAGCGATTGCTTCATGTAACATCAACCAAAAAAAGCATGCCAAGGGAGCAAAACTCAGCCGAACCCACGCTTCACTTGGTACCCAATTTTTCCCCACTTGTCTCCACTGGAATAGCTAGATCTCACAAATCTAACAAGCTAAAATTAGCCCCCCCAAATCGTCCTCCCCGCAGAGAGCGAGGCAGATGCCGGGTCGGGAGCGAGGATTCAGTCAGGGGAGGCGATGGCGGTGCGGGGAGCAGAGGGTGGGTGGTTGGTTACCGACCGAGGAAGAGGGAGCGCTGGTCGGCGAAGTCGTGGTAGTCCTCGTTCTGCGGGATGGCGGGGGTGACGAGCATGAGCACCACGaatatcgccgccgccgccgcccacgccaCCCACTTCTTCCGCCACCACTCGCCGTCcatctccgccgcccgcctccctTCCGCCGACGCCAAGCTTCTCTCGCCCCCTCGAATCGAATTTTTTCCCTCTCCCGTCCTCGTCGGATGCGCTcggaagttttttttttttttccttttggccTTGGGGGAGTTCGTCCGCCGCACGCCGCACGGGTTGACTGGGAATcggagacggcgaggaggaggaagccCGGCTTGCTTCCGGGAGAGGCAAGTGGCGGTCGCGCGGGCCCCGCCCGTGGCGATCGGACGGTTTGGGTCGCGCCTGGCGGGGATCGAACGGCCAGTATGATAGTAGGAGCGTGAGGGAGGTGGCTGTGCGCGTCTGCCTGTGCCGCGCGGGCGTCCGTGTAATGGTGGTAGCAATACGAGTGCTCTATTTTCTAATGTTTTTTTTTAACTATGTTTTCTAATGTTGTACGGAAGATCTGATGTGTGGACTCTGCCGACTGCATGGGTTCCACGCGTGACGCCACCTCACCGTGTCTGCCGTGCAGCCTGCACAAAGGAATTTTTTTTAAACATTTACCCCGCCGGACTGACCGCGTATTAATCGTGGGTCCACATGTAAAAAAAAATTCCGTTTCCCCATCCTCCCTCACCACTCTTCTTTTTCGTTGTGTTCGTTGTGCCGTCGATGAGGGCCGCCCCACCTCTCCCTTTTCCTCTCCCACAAGTAGATGGCAGCGAGGCTGCTGGCAGGAGTTTGCATCGCGGGCGAGGTTGCGAAATCGAAGCTACAAGTTCATGCATCAAAGCACAACCCCCTGAAAAAGCTACAACCAGCATCGCTTTTTTGCAACCGGCGACGAAAAAAGCTTCAAACTGGCGATCAAAAATGCTACAACCGGCATTATcgaaaacttcaaccagagacgaGGGTAATCAAGGGCCACCCACTACGCAAAACGcgaatgctgcaaccggtgatgaaaaaagtttcaaccagctaggaaaaaagcttcaaccgacgatataaaaagcttcaaccggcgaCAGCGAAACACAAAAGGCTGCAATCGTTGACACAAAAGCTTCAACCATAtgtttgaaaagcttcaaccacaAAGCAACGAGGAAAACCTgtcatttttgctacaaccagcaaAAAGCCTCAAGCGACATATAGAAAGCTTCAACTCGTGAAAATAACTTCAAGCGACATATGTTTGAAAATAGCTAGCTAGTGTGCTCATTGtgggtgttgttgtcgtcgaccGCTGACATTAAATTCTTGGCAGCAAAGTTTCAAGCTTGCTCTTTTGTTCGTGTAAAATGTTTGTTGAATGTACCACACTCGAATGTGTGCTCTTAGTTAGATCTATCATCATGTTGTAATCCCAGATCTTGTATTTTATGTGGGTGTACTCATGCTACTACttgaatagatacgttggatgtgCGGGCTttgacaaaaaaaaaaaaaaaaaatgtaCGTATTAAAAAAGATAGTTCATCTATGTCTATTTAATCTTCTTTTTATGGGTCAACAACTAGCTTACGCCTGCATCAACCTTTATTGCCAAATAAATGAACCATTACAAGAGAGCAGATTTACAACCGGCGTCTATTTGATTTTTGAAAATGGGAAGTACATAATTTACTGGATGGGCTGTGAACCTAATTTTGTTCACATGGTATCTTTCCTTTCGCATGTCAGTGCCCTATTACATAAGCATATATAAGTTGTATGATTTTCCGGCTTCAGTGTGGCTTGATTTTGTAGGTGAAACAATTAGTTATTAAATGATTCAGTTAGTGGGTCATCTTATTATATGGTTCAATTAGTAAAAAAATTCAACCAGGTTTCGTGGTGTAGTTGGTTATCACGTCAGTCTAACACACTGAAGGTCTCCGGTTCGAACCCGGGCGAAGCCATTAATAATTATTTTTTCGCATTTTCAGTTATGTACAAAAAGAAAAATCGAGAAGAAAAAAGGTTGGCCCATACAGGTCTCGAACCTGTGACCTTCGCGTTATTAGCACGACGCTCTAACCAGCTGAGCTAATAGGCCTCTTATGTATTCTATTGTTTTTCATCTTATGTATATATGAAGTCTAACGACAAGGGAGAAAAGTCACCGACAGGTAGAGCATCGGGCTAATTTCTATGGCACAGTTAGAAGGTGGAGGCGCTGCGGTGGCACAGTGAGAATCAGGCCATCACGTTCAAGCTGCCGCGCCAACAACGGCCACGTGGTTGGTGTTAAAACTAATTACATAAATTAAGGGAAAATCTTCTTTTGAGTAACCGTTCGAGCGGTTTCCTCCCGCACGGGCGTCTCTCTCCCAACTGTCTGGAACCGACGCATCTCCTTTCTGTCGTCGCGTCTCTCCAGGAGTTATATATACTCTCTGTAACCATCGACAATGATAGATCAATCACTTTG
Coding sequences within:
- the LOC123445607 gene encoding uncharacterized protein LOC123445607, which encodes MDGEWWRKKWVAWAAAAAIFVVLMLVTPAIPQNEDYHDFADQRSLFLGIPNTLNVLSNIPFLFVGLAGLILCHYKNYFRLCSQGELWSWTLFYAGVTAVGVGSSYYHLYPNDATLVWDRLPMTIAFTSIVAIFIIERVDDRAGTKSLAPLVIAGALSILYWSFFDDLRPYAIIQFVPCIVIPVMAIVIPPMYTHSSYWLWAAGFYLLAKVEEAADKPIYRWTHDIVSGHTLKHLCAAMVPVFLTLMLSKRTIEPDRVSLLQMWKISWREGGSKDSNTVDVKYDYAAVSTTSEQQ